The Helianthus annuus cultivar XRQ/B chromosome 16, HanXRQr2.0-SUNRISE, whole genome shotgun sequence genome includes a window with the following:
- the LOC110918052 gene encoding sugar carrier protein C, giving the protein MAGGGIQTSPGSNKAYPGNLTLYVTFTCIVAGMGGLIFGYDIGISGGVTSMDSFLKDFFPSVYLKQAADTTTSQYCKFDSQILTMFTSSLYLAALMSSLVASTVTRKLGRKLSMLFGGILFSVGALVNGCAMAVWMLILGRILLGFGIGFANQAVPLYLSEMAPYRYRGSLNIGFQLSITIGIFVANILNYFFDKIKGGWGWRLSLGGAVVPALIITAGSLVLPETPNSMIERGNIEEARVKLKRIRGIDNVDEEFYDLIMASEASKKIKHPWRNLLQRKYRPQLTMAILIPFFQQLTGINVIMFYAPVLFKTIGFKGQASLVSAVVTGTINVIATCVSIYGVDKWGRRFLFLEGGTQMLICQVVVAIFIGIKFGIDGNPGNLPQWYAIVVVLFICIYVSGFAWSWGPLGWLVPSEIFPLEIRSAAQSITVSVNMIFTFIIAQVFLTLLCHLKFGLFLFFAFWVVIMTAFIYVFLPETKNIPIEEMVVVWKKHWFWSRFMGDVEYPSGVEMNKRGDLVHKV; this is encoded by the exons ATGGCCGGCGGCGGAATCCAGACTTCTCCCGGCTCCAATAAAGCTTACCCGGGAAACCTAACTCTATACGTCACATTTACTTGCATTGTTGCCGGCATGGGTGGCCTCATTTTCGGTTACGATATCGGCATCTCCG GGGGAGTGACGTCGATGGATTCTTTCTTAAAAGATTTCTTCCCGTCGGTTTACCTGAAACAAGCAGCGGACACGACGACGAGCCAGTACTGTAAGTTCGACAGTCAGATATTGACGATGTTTACGTCATCTTTGTACTTGGCGGCACTGATGTCATCTCTGGTGGCGTCGACGGTGACGCGGAAGCTCGGCCGGAAACTGTCAATGCTCTTTGGTGGCATTCTGTTCAGTGTCGGAGCTCTGGTTAACGGGTGTGCGATGGCGGTTTGGATGCTCATTTTGGGTCGGATCCTACTTGGGTTTGGAATCGGGTTTGCTAACCAG GCTGTGCCATTATACCTATCTGAAATGGCACCATATAGGTATAGAGGGTCACTCAACATCGGGTTCCAATTATCAATCACAATCGGTATCTTCGTGGCAAATATATTGAATTACTTTTTCGACAAGATCAAAGGAGGATGGGGTTGGAGGTTGAGTCTCGGGGGCGCAGTGGTCCCCGCCTTGATCATAACGGCGGGGTCCCTTGTGCTCCCAGAGACCCCCAACTCCATGATTGAGAGAGGTAATATAGAAGAGGCTAGAGTTAAACTTAAAAGAATTAGAGGCATTGACAATGTTGACGAAGAATTTTATGATTTGATCATGGCTAGCGAAGCATCGAAAAAAATCAAGCATCCTTGGAGAAATTTGTTACAAAGGAAATACAGGCCACAACTCACTATGGCTATATTGATTCCGTTTTTCCAACAATTAACTGGGATTAACGTCATCatgttttacgccccggttttatTCAAAACAATCGGGTTTAAGGGACAGGCTTCACTTGTGTCTGCTGTCGTTACTGGTACTATAAATGTTATTGCGACGTGTGTTTCAATATATGGAGTGGACAAGTGGGGAAGAAGGTTTCTTTTCCTTGAAGGTGGCACTCAAATGCTTATATGTCAG GTTGTTGTAGCAATTTTTATAGGGATCAAATTTGGAATTGATGGGAACCCGGGTAACTTGCCACAATGGTATGCCATTGTGGTAGTGCTTTTCATATGCATATATGTATCTGGTTTCGCGTGGTCATGGGGTCCATTAGGTTGGCTTGTACCAAGTGAAATCTTCCCGCTTGAAATCCGATCAGCTGCTCAAAGTATCACTGTCTCCGTGAACATGATCTTCACATTTATTATCGCCCAAGTGTTCTTAACATTGCTTTGCCACCTAAAGTTCGGGCTGTTCCTCTTTTTCGCTTTTTGGGTGGTCATTATGACCGCATTTATATATGTGTTCTTGCCCGAAACAAAGAACATTCCGATTGAAGAAATGGTGGTTgtgtggaagaagcattggttcTGGTCAAGGTTTATGGGAGATGTTGAGTACCCAAGTGGAGTTGAAATGAACAAAAGGGGTGATTTGGTTCACAAAGTGTAA
- the LOC110918138 gene encoding uncharacterized protein LOC110918138, with the protein MVEQQQLAGTLTLTLSQQQQQTTDQIHSLISLSHQIKPFSSKWKTIRHKLDQILSIFTSLPPEFHLSGHPMTSLSDTLQFIQQTTSSCTTLAHKCLDHSYTGKLLMQSDLDIIISKFDNYVNTLTEFVTADEFSLRASHAIVVSRPGVSASRDDIKFYVNDLLCRFKIGTIEMKKQALVTFNEVSQEDEKYVKIGMEIDGFVNVLLKFLGVKDVGVQEEALKAVAVICGFECYKSVLVGMGVVGLLVRGLESGSELGKELSARCLMKCTAGCDNVWAVSACGGVGVLLKICESGCDGDGGGGELVGLACGVLRNLVGVDEIRRFVIDEGAVELCVKLVRSKNECSQISAMEFLQVLASGNEFVKGLIVNEGGIRVLVRVVDRKSSYSSKAREKSIRALMVLCSDSAGYMNSLKNYGFMDHILYLLHNGEVSVQESALMAASWLSATSDEFKKAMGDAGYIAELVRFLDAKSFEAREIAAETLLRLLTVPRNQKRFVQTDQNVNLLLQMIDPEEGNSGNRKVLLSIIMSLTFCHEGRKKILSSGYLKNIEKLAEDQVLDAKKIIRNLSSSRIRSIIRGIWHS; encoded by the coding sequence ATGGTAGAACAACAACAACTCGCCggaaccctaaccctaaccctcagccaacaacaacaacaaaccacCGATCAAATCCACTCCCTAATCTCCCTCTCCCACCAAATCAAACCCTTCTCCTCCAAATGGAAAACAATCCGCCACAAACTCGACCAAATCCTCTCCATTTTCACCTCTCTCCCGCCGGAATTCCACCTTTCCGGCCACCCCATGACGTCACTTTCCGACACCCTCCAATTCATCCAACAAACCACTTCTTCTTGCACCACTTTAGCCCACAAATGCCTCGATCATTCCTACACCGGCAAACTCCTGATGCAGAGTGATCTCGACATTATTATTTCCAAATTCGACAATTACGTTAACACTTTAACCGAATTTGTAACCGCCGATGAGTTTTCGTTGCGTGCGAGTCACGCAATTGTGGTTTCTAGACCTGGGGTTTCAGCATCTAGAGATGATATCAAATTTTACGTTAATGATTTGTTGTGTAGGTTTAAAATTGGAACAATTGAGATGAAGAAACAAGCTCTAGTAACCTTTAATGAGGTGAGTCAAGAGGATGAAAAATATGTGAAAATTGGTATGGAGATTGATGGGTTTGTTAATGTTTTGCTCAAGTTTTTGGGGGTGAAAGATGTTGGGGTTCAAGAAGAGGCGTTGAAAGCGGTTGCGGTTATTTGTGGATTCGAGTGTTACAAGAGTGTTTTGGTAGGAATGGGGGTTGTGGGGTTGTTGGTTAGGGGTTTGGAGAGTGGTAGTGAGTTGGGGAAAGAGTTGTCcgccaggtgtttgatgaaatgcacGGCGGGTTGTGATAACGTTTGGGCGGTTTCCGCGTGTGGTGGGGTGGGTGTGTTGTTGAAGATCTGCGAAAGCGGTTGtgacggtgatggtggtggtggggagtTGGTTGGTTTGGCGTGTGGGGTGTTGAGAAATCTTGTTGGTGTTGATGAGATACGGCGGTTTGTGATCGATGAAGGCGCGGTTGAGTTGTGTGTTAAGCTTGTTAGATCAAAAAACGAGTGTTCGCAGATAAGTGCGATGGAGTTTCTTCAGGTTTTGGCATCTGGGAACGAGTTTGTAAAGGGTTTGATTGTTAACGAAGGCGGGATTCGTGTGCTTGTGCGCGTGGTTGATCGTAAGTCGTCGTATTCGTCTAAAGCGCGGGAGAAATCAATACGGGCGCTCATGGTTTTGTGTTCGGATTCAGCTGGGTACATGAACAGTTTGAAAAACTATGGGTTTATGGATCACATACTGTACTTGCTTCACAATGGTGAGGTTTCGGTTCAAGAATCCGCGTTAATGGCTGCATCTTGGCTTTCCGCAACTTCGGATGAGTTCAAGAAAGCAATGGGTGATGCGGGGTATATCGCGGAACTTGTTAGGTTTCTCGACGCCAAGTCATTTGAGGCTCGAGAGATTGCAGCAGAGACGCTTCTGCGGCTGCTGACAGTTCCCAGGAATCAAAAACGATTCGTGCAGACCGATCAGAATGTGAATCTGCTTCTGCAAATGATCGATCCGGAAGAAGGTAATTCGGGTAACAGAAAAGTTTTACTTTCGATAATCATGTCATTAACTTTTTGTCATGAAGGTAGGAAGAAAATATTAAGCTCTGGGTACttgaaaaacatagaaaaacTTGCTGAGGATCAAGTTTTAGATGCCAAAAAGATCATTAGAAACCTCTCATCGAGTCGAATTCGAAGCATAATTAGGGGAATTTGGCATTCTTGA